A window from Pseudobutyrivibrio ruminis HUN009 encodes these proteins:
- a CDS encoding ABC transporter ATP-binding protein, protein MSNTVVSIDNLVKRYGENVAVDHFSLNIEEGEILGLLGPNGSGKTTTINCLLSLLTFDKGDIKIWGKEMSPDAYDIKSQIGVVMQNVAVIDTLNVYENVDFFCGLYIKDKATRKQYVEEALEFTGLTEFKKQKPKKLSGGLLRRLNIACGIAHKPKLVIFDEPTVAVDPQSRNAILEGIKKMNKAGATVIYTSHYMEEVEELCSRVVIMDHGKNIANGTTNELKSSLISREKIRIGLPDKSPEILAGLMEINHVYKVKEDGDDVVIKCDGGEHNLVHVLSYLTDNNVPFGRVTTELPTLNDVFLEITGKELRD, encoded by the coding sequence ATGAGTAACACAGTAGTATCAATCGACAATTTAGTAAAGCGATATGGTGAGAATGTAGCTGTAGATCACTTCTCATTAAACATTGAAGAAGGGGAAATCCTTGGACTCCTTGGTCCAAATGGTTCAGGAAAGACTACCACAATCAACTGTCTTCTTTCTCTTCTTACTTTTGATAAAGGGGATATCAAAATCTGGGGAAAGGAAATGAGTCCAGATGCCTACGATATCAAATCACAGATTGGTGTGGTAATGCAGAATGTGGCAGTTATCGATACCTTGAATGTATACGAAAACGTAGATTTCTTCTGCGGACTTTATATAAAGGATAAGGCAACAAGAAAGCAGTACGTTGAAGAAGCACTTGAGTTTACAGGACTTACAGAATTCAAAAAGCAAAAACCTAAAAAGCTTTCAGGGGGACTTCTTCGAAGACTTAACATCGCCTGCGGAATTGCCCACAAGCCAAAGCTAGTCATCTTTGATGAGCCAACAGTTGCTGTTGATCCACAAAGTAGAAATGCAATTCTCGAGGGAATCAAAAAAATGAACAAGGCCGGTGCAACAGTCATCTACACCTCACACTACATGGAGGAAGTTGAGGAGCTTTGCTCAAGAGTTGTAATTATGGATCACGGTAAAAACATTGCAAATGGAACTACAAACGAGCTAAAGTCTTCTCTTATCAGCCGCGAGAAAATCCGCATTGGATTGCCTGACAAATCACCTGAGATTCTTGCAGGACTCATGGAAATCAACCACGTATACAAGGTTAAGGAAGATGGAGATGATGTAGTAATCAAATGCGATGGCGGCGAACACAATCTGGTTCACGTGCTCAGCTACCTTACAGACAACAATGTTCCATTTGGCCGCGTAACTACCGAACTTCCTACTCTTAACGATGTGTTCTTGGAGATTACAGGAAAGGAGCTTAGAGACTAA